The Acidiferrobacter thiooxydans sequence CCGCATTTCGCGTGATGGAGCAGGGTTCGCCAAGGACGGGAAGCGCCGTCCTGTGAGCGATGTGGAAGCCGAGAATGCACGGCTTCGAGCCGAGAATGCTCAGCTGCGCATGGAGCGCGATTTCATAAAAAAAGCCGCAGCGTACTTTGCGAAGGAGTCCAAGTGAAGTACGCCTATATCGCCTCGCAGGGACTCACTACCCGATCGGGTTCATGTGCCGGGTACTTGAGCTTTCTATTGCACACATCTTTGGCGATTTTCTCTGATTGTTTGACGCGCCTAACGAAAGTGCTGGACACACGCGCCGAGATTGCGTAAGGTGGCGGTTGTCGCGGCGTGCGACAAGGACAGGCGGACGGCGTGCAAAAGTCGAGGCGTTGGGGATCCGGATGTGCGGGCGATCATGGAGGCCGGCACAGAGTCGGTCGAGTGGGTGAGACAAGAGTTTGCCCGCGCCGACCTCTCCGATAAACGCCTGGATCGTCGCTTGGTGAAAACTGCGGAATATCTCGCCCAATCTCCCGGCTCGCCGATCAATGAAGCGTGCGGCAATTGGGCCAGTACGCAAGCGGCGTATCGGCTGTTCAATAATGCCAAGGCGAGCGCGGCGGGGATCCTCAAACCCCATTGGGAAGCGACGGCCGCGCGCATGGCCGGCTGCGGGGGTGCGGTGCTGGTGATGCAGGACACGGTCTTCTTCTCCTACGGCCGGCACGTCAGGACTCGGGGCCTCGGACCGATTGGCAAGAGCAACGCCGCGCATGACCGGGGCCTCATCATGCATAACGCACTGGCCTTCACCACCTCGGGCGTGCCGCTCGGGATCGTGAGCCAAAGCATCTGGGCGCGCGGGGAGATCCCGGAGGAAGACTATCAGGAGAAGATCGAGCGCCTGCAGGTCACGGCGATCGAGGAAAAAGAGAGCGCGAAATGGCTTATTGCGCTCAAAGAGACGGTCGAGCGGGCGCCCGCGGGCGTGCCGGTCGTCACCGTGGCCGACCGCGAATCGGACTTCTTCGAGTTCTTGACACGCGCCCAGGACCTGCAGGCGCACTATCTCATCCGCGCGCGCACCGACCGCAAGCTCGTGCCCGAAGACAGCGCGGGCTGCACGCGGATGCTCGAGGCGTTGAGCGATGCCCCGGCATGGGGGAGCATGACGATTGAGGTTCCTGGCAACGGCAGTCGTAAGGCGCGCACGGCGGCGATCGAGGTGCGCACAGCCGAGGTCACGATCCAGCCCCACCGCGCCGTGGGGCGGCCCAGACGTCCGGCTCCAGCGAGCCTGTGACCGTCACCCTGATCGGGGCGACCGAGTCGTCCCCGCCGGCCGGGTGGAGCCGATCAGCTGGGTGTTGCTCACAATCTCATCGTCAAAGACTTCGCGTCCGCCACCGAGAAGGTGCGGTGGTATGGGCGGCGCTGGGGCATCGAGATCTGGCATAAGGTGCTCAAATCCGGCTGCAAGGTCGAGGACTGCCTGCTCGAGGAGGCCTTGCGCCTCAAGCGCTATCTGACGCTTTTCAGCATCATCGGCGTGCGCCTGATGCATGTGACCTACCTGGCCCGCGCGCACCCGGATCGGCCGGCCACCGAGGTGTTCTCCGAGGAGGAGGTCGAAGCGCTGCATATCCGCGTCACGCGGGCATTGCCCCCGCAGGTCCTGCCCCGACGCTGCGCGACATGGTGCGCATGCTGGGCCGGCTCGGCGGCCACTTGGGCCGCAAGGGGGATGGCGAACCCGGCGTCACCGTGCTCTGGCGCGGCTGGACGAGTCTTTACGAGACGGTCGAGACACTGCGTGCCCATAAACATGTCCTCAGCCCGCGCGACTCGAGCTGAACGATGCGCTACTGCGGACGAGAGTTTACACCAGCCGAGATCGCGCTGATCCGCGAGTGGCTCACGACCCCCAGATGAACCGTGCTCGTTTATCCCGGGAAGTCTGTGAGAGGCTCGGATGGCGCCGGGAAAATGGCGCTCTGAAGGATATGAGCTGTCGCGTGGCCCTCAACCGCATGCACGCCGATGGGCTGATCACACTGCCCCGCCGCGCAACCCAAGCCCGTCACCTACCGGTCCTATCCGGACATCGAACAGGCGGTTTGCGAACCGCCGTCATCCCGGCCATCGATCTCGCTACGCTCACCATTGATCCGGTCCTCGGCAGAGCCGAATCGCGGCTGTGGAACGCCTATATCGAACGCCACCACTACCTCGGGCATACCCTCATGCCCGGGGCGCAACTGCGCTACTTCGTACGCGCCCAAGGCCAGATCGTCGCGGCCCTGGGCTTCGGGGCCAGCGCCTGGAAGGTCAAGCCCCGCGATCAGGCCATCGGCTGGACGGTCGATCAGCGGCAACGCAATCTGCACCTGATCGTCAACAATGCCCGTTTCCTTATTCTGCCGTGGATCCATTGCCCAAACTTGGCCTCACGGATCCTGGCCTTGGTCAGCCGCCGACTCCCCGACGACTGGCACGCCCGCTACAGCTATCGCCCGGTTCTGCTCGAAACCTTCGTCGAGAAGCCGCGCTTTACCGGTACCTGCTACAAGGCGGCCAACTGGCAAAACCTTGGGGATACTCAAGGGCGCGGTAAGCTCGACGTCTTGCATCGCCACGCAAAGCCCGTCAAAAGTATCTGGATCTATCCGCTCGTGCGGGACTTTCGCCGGCATCTCTGCAACGCATAAGACAGGCCATTCGATTACCTATCGATATTCATCGATGCCTCATGCTTTGTTGACAGAAAGATGTGTGTAATAGAAAGGTACTTGAGGTATCGACGTCGGGATTCTTCGCCTGGCAGGCCGAGAACGTGCGCCACAGAGCGACGCGGACGCTCCGTTGCGTGCAGCGATCATACAGGTCCACGAGGAAAGCCGGCGCCGCTATGGTCGCCGGCGCCTCACGCATGCCCTGCGCGCACAGGGCATGCGCATCAACCCCAAACGTGTGCATCGAGTGATGCGCGAGGAAGGCTTGCGAGGCGTGCGTAAAGGGCGCTTCGTGCCGCGCACGACCGACAGTGCCCATCAGCGCGCCATCGCCCCGAACGTCCTACAGAGGCGATTTAGCGTCGACACAGCCGTGCCGGCCTGGACAAGCGACATCACGTACGTTGCCACTCGTGAGGCTGGCTGTACCTGGCGGTGATTATCGCCTTACAGACACGCCAGGTGCTCGGCTACAGCCTCTCGGATCGCATGCCCGATGAGCTGGTGCTCAATGCGCTGCGCAATGCCTGCCATCTCCAGACACCGCCATCCGGTACGGTGTTTCATTCCGACCGCGGCAGCCAGTACGCCAGCGATGATTTCCGCAACGCTCTCGGCGCACTTGGCATGGTGGCCAGCATGAGTCGCAAGGGAAATTGCTGGGACAATGCGGTCTCGGAGAGCTTCTTCGCAACACTGAAGACCGAAGAAGCGACCGAGCCGTATGCGACAAAACAGGACGCCCACAGAGCGATCGCGCAATACATCCACGGATTCTACAATCCTGTCCGCCTGCACTCATCACTCGGATACTTGTCGCCCAACGAGTATGCGCGCAGAATGCAACACCCAGATCAAGACCCGTCTATGAGGTCCGCTGCGTAGGGACCACTTCACTTCAATGATGCCTTCCACGGTTTCGGGCTTTCCTGGCCACGGCTGAGCTGGCCGAGAGTGGCGCCCGAATGGCAGGGCCTTCTACGTCCATCGCTCGACATCCAGGAAACCGACAAGCAGTACCGCATCACGCTTGAGGTGCCGGGCGTCGAGGAAAAGGACATCCAGCTCACGCTGGAAGACGACGTGCTCTACATCCGCGGCGAGAAGCGTCAGGAGCAAGAGCATAAGGACGCCCAGTATCACCGCATCGAGCGCAGTTACGGCAGCTTCCAGCGCGCACTGAATGTGCCGGCAGATGCCGATCAGGATACGTTCAAGGCCTCGTTCAAGAACGGCGTGCTTACCGTCACCATCGACAAGCGCGCCCAGGCTGGCAGTCCGCGCGGCCGCAGCATCCCAATCAACAGCTGAACGGAACGGCCTTGTCTGGTGGCGCCACCCTCGCGAGTGGCGCCTTGCCTTTCATTACCGTCACATCCCCAGTCGCAAGATTGCGGCCGTCTCGCGCGTCGTGTCGCCGCGCCTCACGCTGAGATCTGCGGTGTCGTTGACCTGGAAGTCGTCCAGGTATGCCAAAAGCTTGGGCACGGAATCCATCGCCTTCGACGGCGATGATGACGTCGCGCAGATCGATGCCTTGCGGGGGCGGCATGTATCCCAAAGCCGCGCCTGCTCGGCAGCGGAGCCGAGGGCGACGCGCCGCTCGAAGACGCGCTTGGTGCCGGTGAGGCACCGATTGAGTCCTTCACCTACCTCAATGCCGAGCGCAGGCCGGATGCGCCGTACCGCTCCAACAACCCTCCCATACCCGGCTTCGCGCTGATATCGTGTGGGCCCCGGACAGGTCGATCGGGTGGACGGGGCAACCGGAGTGGGCAGATCTCCCTCTCCCGTTCCGTCAAGGAGGCCGGGCCCGCGCAGGCGATAACCGAGCATAGGGAGACAGCTCTTCGCGTCATGAGCTGCATGGGCGAGCCGCGGGACCTGCGAGGCCTTCTCCTGAAGTTCTGTCGCCGAGAGGGGCTCACAACGGCGAGCAAGGGTTGGCATGCCGTTATGCCTGACGGTGGGCGATATTCCGGTGCGAAGATCCTTTGGCCGCGCCGGGCGAAGCCCCGGTGATCGGGCGCCGCGCGTGGGGTTCCGGCGACGTAGCCGCCACGAAGGTCGAGGCGTACTCACCCGGACGCCGCATGGGCCTTCAACCGCCCGCCGTTCCCAGCACGCACCGATGCGGCCATGGATTGCGCGCCCTGCGGCCAGGAGGCTGCGCGCCTTCGAACGCGGCAGACCTGCGATACATGAGGCAGACTCCAATCGGCGGACTACCTGTACCGGATAAGGGAATGGAGTCCGTATGTGCAAAGGCTTGCCATGCTTGTCCCCGAGTTTTTGGGCGATTGTTTGCGGTAACGAGCCGCTCAACTAGAGTCCAACTTCAAGCGCCGCCACTTTCACCAGCCAGCGCCTGATCACTTGTTCGTCGGTTGGAGACACATGAGCTAGCAGTTTTTCTTCAGCCGCCTTTACGCGGGCGCGGCACCGGCCGAGTAGCTGTAGCCCTGCCTTGGTCACCTCAATGTGCCGAATGCGCCCATGCACCGCATGCGGGCGGCGCAAGACCGCGCCACGGCGCTCCAGGTTCGTCACGATCACGCTCATGGTCTGTGGTGTCAGCAATGACAGACGCGCCAAGTCCGCATTCGATGCGCCGGGATAGGCTGCGAGCATAGTTAGAACCGAGAACTGCGGCAGCGTGACCCCCAAGTCCTTCAAAGCACGCTCCATGCCAAGCCGATGGGCGGCATTCGCCTGCCGCAGCAGGTAGCCGATGTGACCCTGCTCGCCCCGTTTGCCTTCGCCCACGCTTGGTACCGTGGTCCTGTTCGTGGTCTTGTTCATAATGTCAGTGTTCGTATATTATGTTCGAGCACTGATACTAACACTTACCATGGCAGACAGGAATGACCATCATGACGCCCCCAAAACACAACCCCCGCATCGACCGCGCCACTTTTGATCGAATCGCGCCGGCGGCGGCCGCTGCACTCGGTACCCTTGGCCGAGTCGTCGGTGACTCGGGGCTCGACAAATCATTGGTCGAGCTGATCAAGTTGCGCGCCTCGCAGATCAACGGCTGCGCATTCTGTATCCAGTACCACCTGAACGTGGCGCGCCAGATCGGGGTGCCTTCGGTCAAGCTCGACTTGGTGGCGGCATGGCGTGAGGCGGGCGTGTTCTCCGCACGTGAGCATGCCGCCTTGGCATGGGCGGAAGCGTTGACGTTCATGGCCGGATCGGTTGTTTCTGATGCGATCTATGCCGAACTGCAGGAGCAGTTCTCCGAGAGCGAAATCACGTTCCTGACAGTCGCTGTCAGCGCCATCAATGCCTGGAATCGCATAGCCGGGGCGCTCCGATTCGCGCCCCAGGTAGCGGTTGAGCATTCGGCATCGGGAAACTCTTCATGATCACCTCGACGACGGTCCCGCAATATGTCGACGACGAGGATGGTGTCCGGCGTTGCTACCCGCTGATGGCGCAGTTGCGGCCACACCTTGCCACCGAAGATGAGTTTGTCGACCGCTGGCGCCGCCAGGTGGCCGGTGGCTATCGCCTCCTGGCGCTGCTTGAGGGCTCGCGCGTGATCGCGTTGGCAGGTTTTCGAGTGCAAGAGAACCTCGTGTACGGCCGCTTCCTGTATGTCGACGACTTGGTCACCGATGGAGCCTTGCGCGGCCGTGGGCATGGCGAGCATTTGATGGCACGCCTCAAGCGCGAGGCGTGCATCCTGGGTTGCGGCAGATTGGTGCTGGATACACCACTC is a genomic window containing:
- a CDS encoding IS4 family transposase: MRAIMEAGTESVEWVRQEFARADLSDKRLDRRLVKTAEYLAQSPGSPINEACGNWASTQAAYRLFNNAKASAAGILKPHWEATAARMAGCGGAVLVMQDTVFFSYGRHVRTRGLGPIGKSNAAHDRGLIMHNALAFTTSGVPLGIVSQSIWARGEIPEEDYQEKIERLQVTAIEEKESAKWLIALKETVERAPAGVPVVTVADRESDFFEFLTRAQDLQAHYLIRARTDRKLVPEDSAGCTRMLEALSDAPAWGSMTIEVPGNGSRKARTAAIEVRTAEVTIQPHRAVGRPRRPAPASL
- a CDS encoding Druantia anti-phage system protein DruA — encoded protein: MRTAVIPAIDLATLTIDPVLGRAESRLWNAYIERHHYLGHTLMPGAQLRYFVRAQGQIVAALGFGASAWKVKPRDQAIGWTVDQRQRNLHLIVNNARFLILPWIHCPNLASRILALVSRRLPDDWHARYSYRPVLLETFVEKPRFTGTCYKAANWQNLGDTQGRGKLDVLHRHAKPVKSIWIYPLVRDFRRHLCNA
- a CDS encoding IS3 family transposase, which codes for MIIALQTRQVLGYSLSDRMPDELVLNALRNACHLQTPPSGTVFHSDRGSQYASDDFRNALGALGMVASMSRKGNCWDNAVSESFFATLKTEEATEPYATKQDAHRAIAQYIHGFYNPVRLHSSLGYLSPNEYARRMQHPDQDPSMRSAA
- a CDS encoding IS3 family transposase, producing the protein MRAAIIQVHEESRRRYGRRRLTHALRAQGMRINPKRVHRVMREEGLRGVRKGRFVPRTTDSAHQRAIAPNVLQRRFSVDTAVPAWTSDITYVATREAGCTWR
- a CDS encoding MarR family winged helix-turn-helix transcriptional regulator → MNKTTNRTTVPSVGEGKRGEQGHIGYLLRQANAAHRLGMERALKDLGVTLPQFSVLTMLAAYPGASNADLARLSLLTPQTMSVIVTNLERRGAVLRRPHAVHGRIRHIEVTKAGLQLLGRCRARVKAAEEKLLAHVSPTDEQVIRRWLVKVAALEVGL
- a CDS encoding carboxymuconolactone decarboxylase family protein, which encodes MTPPKHNPRIDRATFDRIAPAAAAALGTLGRVVGDSGLDKSLVELIKLRASQINGCAFCIQYHLNVARQIGVPSVKLDLVAAWREAGVFSAREHAALAWAEALTFMAGSVVSDAIYAELQEQFSESEITFLTVAVSAINAWNRIAGALRFAPQVAVEHSASGNSS
- a CDS encoding GNAT family N-acetyltransferase; this translates as MITSTTVPQYVDDEDGVRRCYPLMAQLRPHLATEDEFVDRWRRQVAGGYRLLALLEGSRVIALAGFRVQENLVYGRFLYVDDLVTDGALRGRGHGEHLMARLKREACILGCGRLVLDTPLGNSLGHRFYFRNGLLATSLRFNIAIAQ
- a CDS encoding IS4 family transposase, which translates into the protein MRDMVRMLGRLGGHLGRKGDGEPGVTVLWRGWTSLYETVETLRAHKHVLSPRDSS